TTTCGGCACAAGGGCCGCACCCTCTACCTGGCGCGTCGCGACGACGTCCGCCCGGAGGACGTTTTCTGCGCGGTGGCCGACACCCGCGACCCGGGCGAGGTGCGGGTGCTCCCCGCCGACGAGACCGAGGCGGACGTCGTGCTCGCCGAGGCGACCGGCCGGCCGCCCGGCACCGAGCTGGCCGCCCGCCGGCTGGCCCGCGCCCGGCGTAACCGCCAGCGCCGACGGCCGGTCGCGGTGCTGTTCCGTGCGCTGCGCAGCTTCGCCACCCGCAAGATCGGCGTCGCGGTGCTGGTGCTGCTGGCGGTGATCGGGGTGCTCGGCTGGCTCAACGCCCGGGCCGCCCACCTCAACTGGGCGGACGCGCTCTACCTGACCCTGGTCACCACGCTCAGCGGCCAGGATCCGGACCCGAACAAGCCGCTCGCCGAGCAGGTCATGCAGGTGGTGCTGAGCGTCGCGGGGCTGGCCCTGATCCCGCTGATCACCGCCGTGGTGGTCGACGGGGTCGTCAAGGCCCGGCTGGCCCTGCACTCCGGGCGCATCCAGCCCGAACGCTCCGGGCATGTGGTGGTCGTCGGCCTCGGCAACCTCGGCACCCGGGTGATGGCCCAACTCCACGACTTCGGCATCGAGGTGGTGGCGATCGACAAGCGTCCGGAACCGCGCGGCGCGGCACTGGCCCGACGGTTCGGCGTACCGCTGATCGTGGGCGACGCGGCGTTGGAGGAGACGCTGCGGGCGGCCTCGGTCGGCACCTGCCAGGCGCTGGTGGTGGTCTCCACCGACGACGGCGCGAACCTCCAGGCCGCGTTGAACGGCCGCGCGCTCAACGACGAACTGCGGGTGGTGCTACGCCTGTTCGACGGGGACTTCGCCGAACGCGTCCAGCGCGCCTTCGGCATGGGCATCTCGCGCAGCGTGTCGTACCTGGCGGCGCCGTCGTTCACCGCCGCGCTGCTGGACCGCGCGATGATCGCCACCATTCCGGTCGGCCGGCACGCGCTGCTGGTCACCGAGATCTCCGTGGCCGCCGGGTCGCCGCTGGACGGTCGCGCGCTCGCGGCGGTCAGCCGCACCGGCAGCGTACGGCTGCT
The nucleotide sequence above comes from Micromonospora pallida. Encoded proteins:
- a CDS encoding potassium channel protein — protein: MAEPLLDRAWRASRRLRANAGSRPHYVVCGHDPLAYWVVRALLAGEVSTGRIRVTLIVPERRRRSDGPDGRDIHGIDVVLADRLDEAAFRRAGLAGADGLALLHQDDVGNMHAALCAQEVEPRLRLVVRMFNTGLANGVRQIFPDSAVLSDATMAAPAFVAAALGEVAPTHFRHKGRTLYLARRDDVRPEDVFCAVADTRDPGEVRVLPADETEADVVLAEATGRPPGTELAARRLARARRNRQRRRPVAVLFRALRSFATRKIGVAVLVLLAVIGVLGWLNARAAHLNWADALYLTLVTTLSGQDPDPNKPLAEQVMQVVLSVAGLALIPLITAVVVDGVVKARLALHSGRIQPERSGHVVVVGLGNLGTRVMAQLHDFGIEVVAIDKRPEPRGAALARRFGVPLIVGDAALEETLRAASVGTCQALVVVSTDDGANLQAALNGRALNDELRVVLRLFDGDFAERVQRAFGMGISRSVSYLAAPSFTAALLDRAMIATIPVGRHALLVTEISVAAGSPLDGRALAAVSRTGSVRLLAYARAGQRTEWTPDPRMVITAGDRLTVLARRAGLNALLREATASTSPVSGQLAGQAAATPPSGSPAADRAIPPAPGAVPPPRRSVADKDLDEGGEPSTARPPA